A single genomic interval of Alligator mississippiensis isolate rAllMis1 chromosome 15, rAllMis1, whole genome shotgun sequence harbors:
- the LOC102574348 gene encoding zinc finger protein 69, whose translation MCLGMLPPPALSQSLGTVTHLPCPQVPIRVKVEEMSLDKMVPTGALWEHLKSCLARPQPLKEAGQDETAEPQDEPLWVPRKELLPQQDPDCLKPEETWEWSAHEGSSGWCPRAGPCPGAAGSGTPSRAEEELCADGPGNLELQGTPPGRLGEGGSLTPDPGRLHMGPPKQELREAFEDVAVYFTRKEWELLGDEDKELYRNQMLKNYQALVSLGKALFTASS comes from the exons ATGTGTCTGGGGATGCTCCCTCCCCCGGCTCTCTCCCAGTCCCTGGGCACTGTAACACATTTGCCTTGTCCCCAGGTCCCCATTCGTGTAAAGGTTGAGGAAATGTCATTGGACAAGATGGTGCCCACTGGGGCATTATGGGAACATCTCAAATCCTGCCTGGCACGGCCACAGCCCTTGAAGGAGGCAGGACAGGATGAAACCGCTGAGCCTCAGGACGAGCCCCTTTGGGTCCCCAGGAAGGAGCTTCTGCCCCAGCAGGACCCAG ATTGCCTGAAaccagaggagacctgggagtGGTCAGCTCATGAAGGCTCCTCAGGCTGGTGCCCCAGAGCAGGCCCTTGTCCAGGAGCAG CAGGTTCAGGGACCCcgagcagagctgaggaggagCTTTGTGCTGATGGGCCTGGAAACCTGGAACTACAGGGGACTCCCCCAGGGAGACTAGGGGAAGGGGGCTCCCTGACACCTGATCCAGGCCGACTGCACATGGGACCTCCAAAGCAGGAG ctccgggaggcctTTGAagacgtggcagtgtatttcacgcggaaggagtgggagctgctgggagatgAGGACAAGGAGCTTTACCGgaaccagatgctgaagaattaccaagccctcgtttccctgggtaaagctctgttCACTGCTTCTTCCTGA